One window from the genome of Podospora pseudocomata strain CBS 415.72m chromosome 6, whole genome shotgun sequence encodes:
- a CDS encoding hypothetical protein (EggNog:ENOG503P77N; COG:S): protein MISNALFSTLLAQLCWFATFALAAPVDTVHVEGGNAWQYGTGGGIIGLIVLILDIIVFIEVFQSSRPPSSKLLWSLVVFLFPVVGMIIYYVFSNRSAHNSRNGYETLTQG, encoded by the exons ATGATCTCCAACGCACTCTTCTCgaccctcctcgcccagctgTGCTGGTTCGCGACGTTTGCGCTCGCCGCGCCGGTTGACACGGTCCATGTCGAGGGTGGTAACGCGTGGCAGTATGGGACCGGTGGTGGGATTATTGGTCTGATTGTCTTGATTCTGGATATCATTGTCTTCA TCGAGGTCTTCCAGTCTAGCAgacccccctcttccaagcTTCTCTGGTCGCTGGTTGTGTTCCTCTTCCCTGTTGTTGGCATGATTATTTACTACGTCTTCTCAAACCGCTCAGCTCATAACAGCAGGAATGGATATGAGACTTTGACGCAGGGTTAa
- a CDS encoding hypothetical protein (EggNog:ENOG503PC5Q; COG:S): MSTTPKRIIIAGGVAGGMSCATRLRRLSEHTPITVLERGPYISYANCGIPYALSGVIPTDDALHVQTPEKITSWFNVDVKINTELVSIDRQNKTVLVNDRISGQKDIMPYDKLVLALGAEPITPKGIEGGDGNQVFHLTTLGDLDSIKEHIKTHSVKTVAVIGGAFIGLEAAENLRLLGLEVTVIERLSHIFPPADADMVYPLEKELNAHGVNLITNATVTKILPQEVELAPSGQQIPAELVIMAAGVRARLSIPQAAGLKTGKTGLTVNEHMQTSDPNIYAVGDMVETPNLLLLGLDHPDKNKMLALAGPANRQGRLAADHICGKETKYRGNIGTWVCKVFGKAVGMTGLSAHQLDEIIGSNHDWVTVHPVNHAGYYPGSCRLTVKIHFDLKNGKLLGGQVTGPENAGVDKQTDVLAVALTAGMTVEDLEHLELAYAPPFGSAKDAVNMAGFVAGNVLRGDVEIVHAADFAFETSKGRRKSLEDYFLLDVRSPKEFTSGHIDGAVNIPLGDLRKRLDEVPKDKPIISYCQVGYRGYLGYRILKQDGYDAVNLDGGYRAVFEGGFDDGLKPVVKRWAPN, translated from the exons ATGTCTACCACCCCGAAAAGaatcatcatcgccggcgGCGTAGCAGGCGGCATGTCCTGCGCAACGCGCCTCCGCC GCCTCTCCGAacacacccccatcaccgtCCTCGAACGCGGGCCTTACATCTCCTACGCCAACTGCGGCATCCCCTACGCCCTCTCCGGCGTCATCCCCACAGACGACGCACTCCACGTTCAAACTCCTGAGAAAATCACCTCGTGGTTCAACGTCGACGTCAAAATCAACACCGAACTTGTCTCCATCGAccgacaaaacaaaacagtCCTTGTTAATGATCGAATCAGTGGACAGAAGGACATTATGCCCTATGATAAACTCGTCCTAGCCCTCGGAGCAGAGCCGATCACACCAAAAGGCATCGAAGGCGGGGATGGAAACCAGGTAttccacctcaccaccttgggCGATCTAGACTCCATCAAAGAACACATCAAAACCCACAGCGTGAAAACCGTCGCCGTAATAGGTGGCGCCTTCATCGGCCTCGAAGCCGCCGAAAACCTCCGTCTCCTAGGCCTAGAAGTGACCGTCATCGAACGCCTATCCCACATCTTCCCCCCCGCAGACGCAGACATGGTCTACCCCCTAGAAAAAGAACTCAACGCCCACGGCGTAAACCTGATCACCAACGCCACAGTCACCAAAATCCTCCCCCAAGAGGTCGAGCTCGCCCCCTCTGGCCAACAAATCCCCGCCGAGCTCGTCATCATGGCAGCCGGCGTCCGCGCCCgcctctccatcccccaaGCCGCCGGTCTCAAAACCGGCAAAACAGGCCTCACAGTAAACGAGCACATGCAGACCTCGGACCCAAACATCTACGCGGTAGGCGACATGGTCgaaacccccaacctcctcctcctcggcctcgaccaCCCAGACAAGAACAAAatgctcgccctcgccggACCGGCAAACCGACAGGGTCGTCTAGCAGCCGATCACATCTGCGGGAAGGAGACGAAATACCGGGGCAACATCGGCACATGGGTCTGCAAGGTCTTTGGAAAAGCAGTCGGCATGACAGGGCTGAGCGCCCACCAGCTTGACGAGATTATTGGTAGCAACCACGACTGGGTCACCGTCCACCCCGTCAACCACGCCGGTTACTATCCCGGCTCGTGCCGACTTACGGTCAAGATCCACTTTGATCTCAAAAACGGAAAGCTGCTTGGGGGCCAGGTCACCGGGCCGGAGAACGCAGGCGTGGACAAGCAGACTGATGTTTTGGCCGTGGCGCTGACGGCGGGGATGACGGTGGAAGATCTGGAGCATCTCGAGCTGGCGTATGCGCCTCCTTTTGGGAGCGCAAAGGACGCGGTGAATATGGCTGGGTTCGTGGCTGGGAATGtgctgaggggggatgtggagattGTCCACGCTGCCGACTTTGCGTTTGAGACGtcaaaggggaggaggaagagcttggaggatTACTTTTTGTTGGATGTCCGGTCGCCCAAGGAGTTTACGAGTGGGCATATTGATGGGGCTGTCAACATTCCCTTGGGTGAtttgaggaagaggttggacgAGGTGCCCAAGGACAAGCCCATCATCAGTTATTGCCAGGTTGGATACCGGGGCTATCTGGGGTACAGGATATTGAAGCAGGACGGGTATGATGCGGTGAATCTGGATGGTGGCTATCGTGCTGTTTTTGAAGGAGGTTTCGATGATGGGTTGAAGCCTGTGGTCAAAAGATGGGCACCAAACTGA
- a CDS encoding hypothetical protein (EggNog:ENOG503P3PY; COG:S) — protein sequence MDSNVPVPVDHQLAPPQYNELISNPLEKITLDVGGHKFTATINSLTTKSFLFKLLLQGDWKSSLQEDQSIFIDSDPEAFRHILQYLRRGVFPLIYDQKKGHNYKLYADILAEAKHFGIPKLECWLNDQLYLRCITSSTVWSSAYKNDRIPTGFQTTSIWGSDVTSTQLVQQDVNTVKTPICPHLAEDRSPCPKRSCYLSLGTMQDNVEKYRWAEVGRSIRFIQGWCSDSGKEFMEHWGRVSRVAPPPKPESQRTVQTKQ from the exons ATGGATTCCAATGTCCCTGTCCCCGTTGACCATCAATTGGCGCCACCACAATACAACGAACTCATTAGCAACCCCCTCGAAAAAATAACTCTGGACGTTGGTGGCCATAAATTTACTGCAACAATCAATagtctcaccaccaagagtTTTCTTTTCAAGCTGCTTCTGCAAGGTGATTGGAAGTCTTCTTTGCAGGAAGATCAAAGCATCTTCATCGACTCGGATCCAGAAGCATTCCGGCACATTCTCCAGTACCTGCGGCGCGGTGTGTTCCCATTGATCTATGACCAGAAAAAGGGGCACAACTACAAGCTCTACGCTGATATCCTAGCCGAGGCAAAACATTTCGGCATCCCCAAGTTAGAATGCTGGCTCAACGATCAGCTGTACTTGCGCTGCATCACCAGCTCAACAGTGTGGAGTTCCGCATACAAGAATGATAGGATTCCAACTGGGTTTCAAACGACATCAATTTGGGGTAGCGATGTCACCTCCACACAGCTCGTGCAACAGGACGTCAACACCGTCAAGACACCTATCTGTCCTCATCTTGCTGAGGATCGAAGCCCGTGCCCGAAGCGGTCTTGCTACCTTTCCTTGGGAACAATGCAGGATAATGTCGAGAAATATCGTTGGGCCGAAGTCGGTAGGTCGATCAGGTTCATTCAAGGATGGTGTAGTGACTCAGG CAAGGAGTTTATGGAACACTGGGGGCGAGTTTCTCGGGTagcacctcccccaaagccGGAGTCTCAGCGTACAGTCCAGACTAAGCAGTGA
- a CDS encoding hypothetical protein (EggNog:ENOG503PE6U), producing MFERLPEELLRKVARGFRIQDFRNLSLVSKTFHAIWTPRFWRTLCVDTAGSTGRPSSVNIKRIEECAHALQNASSSIQNVSAVVFRRDTRWKLWDYEKEEDWPNVACLHRQPPPEDLNYWRGLQRAAPVAGWSFDQWFYRNQKCIEASIERMGEQLDSDPMDDIALAIQSVIGRIPAGQLQSFTWDLATCIPQAAFDSLFQAQPQLESITLTADACCKVAGESLHLPFRQLKRVILNSLPRSHVVPVRRMLGTNRGHLRDLQIEELVHGCSLEELLYGGEDCEDPRDRESTDERNGELVADPTVSFPSLVTLSLRNIDLTESMDRAFNISGLTSLTLRQCSRSSEFFKGIMARNSPLQLKALEFLADYADRDEDEVTNTLNHFLLSFKGLEKLYIGLIKTIYYPDSRDNFHPLWSTVGYHGSTLKNLVIHPRGPITRTDRACTMGGIQRNVDWIHDVVGKLEIPQVTISNWMKDPATHPLSPLSKLECLGVSSDPFAKATTQDGGSEQFLITLLRPFTSSSRRLKLLHLRKTGSNREDPFGSKVFMSSVSRRVSGDKTIPVPPSRMMAYLDPDFARFLNWVFGREGIPSLEAVAFGDFANGHMSGKYLHNMFACRSSDVRQGYRLFDCRYKVREHEWRVVADKYADFLESCPVGPRVESWGHGSRYHF from the exons ATGTTCGAACGTCTCCCTGAGGAGCTTCTTAGGAAAGTTGCTAGAGGGTTTCGTATTCAAGATTTCAGgaatctctctctcgtctCCAAGACCTTCCACGCCATATGGACACCCAGGTTCTGGAGAACACTGTGTGTCGACACTGCTGGCTCAACAGGCCGACCGTCTTCTGTCAACATCAAACGGATCGAAGAGTGCGCCCATGCGCTTCAGaatgcttcttcttccataCAGAATGTCTCCGCCGTTGTGTTTCGACGGGACACTCGATGGAAGCTGTGGGACtatgagaaggaggaagactGGCCCAACGTCGCCTGCCTGCACCGGCAACCGCCCCCAGAGGATCTTAACTACTGGAGAGGCTTGCAACGAGCAGCGCCAGTCGCCGGATGGTCATTCGATCAGTGGTTCTACAGGAATCAGAAATGCATCGAGGCAAGTATAGAACGAATGGGTGAGCAGCTGGATTCCGACCCCATGGACGATATTGCCCTCGCTATACAATCTGTCATTGGACGCATACCCGCTGGCCAACTTCAATCCTTCACCTGGGACTTGGCAACATGCATTCCTCAGGCTGCTTTTGATAGTCTCTTCCAAGCGCAACCGCAACTCGAGTCTATCACATTGACGGCTGATGCCTGTTGCAAGGTTGCCGGTGAAAGCTTGCACCTTCCCTTCCGCCAACTCAAACGGGTCATCTTGAACTCATTACCACGATCTCATGTTGTACCAGTGCGAAGAATGCTGGGAACAAATAGAGGGCACCTGCGTGACCTTCAAATCGAGGAGTTGGTGCATGGGTGCTCTTTAGAAGAGCTCTTATATGGCGGAGAAGACTGCGAAGATCCAAGAGATAGGGAGTCGACAGACGAACGCAACGGCGAACTGGTAGCGGATCCAACGGTGTCTTTCCCGTCACTAGTGACGCTGTCGTTGCGGAATATCGACTTGACCGAGAGTATGGACCGGGCATTCAACATCAGTGGCCTCACATCACTTACACTACGCCAATGCTCAAGGTCGAGCGAATTCTTTAAAGGAATCATGGCAAGGAACAGCCCGCTTCAGCTCAAGGCTTTAGAGTTCCTGGCTGACTATGCGGACcgtgacgaggatgaagtcACGAACACACTCAACCACTTCCTCCTTTCATTCAAGGGCCTCGAAAAGCTTTACATCGGGTTGATAAAAACCATCTACTATCCGGACAGCCGGGATAATTTTCATCCCCTATGGTCTACCGTTGGTTATCATGGCTCTACGTTAAAGAATCTGGTGATTCACCCGCGAGGCCCAATCACGAGGACAGATCGGGCTTGCACGATGGGGGGCATCCAGAGAAATGTTGATTGGATTCATGATGTCGTTGGAAAGCTCGAGATTCCACAAGTGACCATTAGCAACTGGATGAAGGATCCCGCCACTCATCCCCTGTCGCCGCTGTCAAAGCTCGAATGCCTCGGCGTATCTTCGGACCCGTTTGCGAAAGCTACAACGCAGGATGGGGGATCCGAGCAATTTCTT ATAACCCTCCTCAGGCCTttcacctcatcatcccgcCGCCTCAAGCTCTTACATCTCCGGAAGACAGGTTCCAATAGAGAGGATCCATTTGGTTCGAAGGTTTTCATGTCGAGTGTCAGCCGACGGGTCAGCGGAGACAAGACCATTCCTGTCCCCCCTTCAAGAATGATGGCATACCTTGACCCCGACTTTGCTCGGTTTCTCAATTGGGTCTTCGGGCGAGAGGGAATCCCCTCCCTCGAGGCCGTCGCGTTTGGGGATTTTGCCAACGGCCACATGAGCGGTAAATACCTTCATAACATGTTTGCATGCCGCAGCAGTGATGTACGTCAGGGATATCGATTGTTTGACTGTCGCTACAAGGTCCGTGAGCACGAATGGCGGGTCGTGGCGGATAAGTACGCTGACTTTTTGGAATCGTGCCCCGTCGGGCCGCGGGTGGAGAGTTGGGGGCATGGGTCGAGGTATCATTTCTAA
- a CDS encoding hypothetical protein (COG:S; EggNog:ENOG503NWE8) has product MKSQSLLASLSLLLPTITACTPSIPASPPTLPNPYNDDTIPLSTREYWIHQANTLALSHPCPFAAFGTVIVNHTSANPQGTLICTGSNGNSRIGNPTLHGEIAAINNCSSLFVSSAYNMTPAESLAAFKDLTLYTNAESCPMCAAAVRWAGFREYVYGVPIKELIELGWGQLDIGSEEVIGSGVGMRDKDPEVVLGGVGREQSKVLFGWQFVRGECPRGCERGRVEERCLPGG; this is encoded by the coding sequence aTGAAAAGCCAATCGCTACTAGCCTCAttgtccctcctcctcccaacaaTCACAGCAtgcaccccctccatcccagcatcaccacccaccctcccaaacccttACAACGATGACACcatccccctttccacccgCGAATACTGGATCCACCaagccaacaccctcgccctctcccacccctgcCCCTTCGCCGCCTTTGGTACCGTCATCGTGAACCACACCTCTGCCAACCCCCAAGGAACACTTATCTGCACCGGCTCTAACGGTAACTCCCGGATAGGAAACCCAACTTTGCACGGCGAAATCGCCGCCATTAATAATTGCTCCTCTCTTTTTGTCTCTTCTGCGTATAACATGACACCTGCCGAATCCCTAGCCGCATTCAAGGACCTGACACTCTACACCAACGCCGAAAGCTGCCCCATGTGCGCTGCCGCGGTGAGATGGGCAGGGTTTAGGGAGTACGTTTACGGGGTTCCGATCAAAGAGTTGATTGAACTGGGATGGGGGCAGTTGGACATCGGGAGTGAAGAGGTTATTGGGAGTGGCGTTGGAATGAGGGATAAGGACCCGGAGGTGGTgcttggtggggtggggagggagcagagTAAAGTGTTGTTTGGGTGGCAGTTTGTGAGGGGCGAGTGTCCGCGTGGTTGTGAAAGGGGGAGAGTAGAAGAAAGGTGTCTGCCGGGTGGGTAG
- a CDS encoding hypothetical protein (EggNog:ENOG503P51P; COG:S), producing the protein MSIFTDEARKILGHLTTTFTAPEACWTPAHHTVFNVGWLGQRCGPEDVQDNADCWPPTTTDAPRTNSAFYGWGFYSPGLHCPAGYVSACTASATSQGWRVQYRMEPEETFVGCCPEGYACHNENGQTCISNARATTISTYQCESGSQINLAPMTLPNKNWSQAYIYAPMIQLAWKPSDLPSSAISSDPGPTNTSAPEEPSSGGISSGAIAGIAVGAVAVAIAIVVGAFLLWRTKRRGLARSGTDSTAELPVTEAGTPPPGPVVSGPGEKYYYSGQPEQQLHHGMKESQMTTYELGQTQAPAELSSDRWDIEGRAEAPGPEIAPRELESAHGTPPAGQPAALHRGT; encoded by the coding sequence ATGTCAATCTTTACCGACGAAGCCCGAAAGATCCTCGGTCATCTGACCACGACCTTCACAGCTCCGGAAGCATGCTGGACACCGGCCCATCACACCGTGTTCAACGTGGGCTGGTTGGGCCAGAGGTGCGGGCCGGAAGACGTCCAGGATAACGCCGACTGCTGGCCGCCGACGACAACAGACGCTCCGAGAACCAACTCGGCCTTCTACGGCTGGGGATTTTACTCGCCCGGCCTTCACTGCCCGGCGGGCTATGTGTCGGCATGCACCGCCAGCGCCACCTCTCAGGGTTGGCGCGTACAGTACCGGATGGAGCCAGAAGAGACCTTTGTGGGCTGCTGCCCAGAGGGCTATGCGTGCCACAACGAGAACGGCCAAACCTGCATCTCGAATGCTCGAGCCACCACCATTTCGACATATCAATGCGAGAGCGGAAGCCAGATCAATCTAGCTCCGATGACTCTCCCCAACAAGAACTGGTCCCAGGCGTATATTTATGCACCCATGATCCAGCTCGCATGGAAGCCCTCAGACCTTCCCTCGTCAGCTATTTCCTCGGACCCAGGACCGACCAACACATCAGCGCCCGAGGAGCCTTCCAGCGGTGGCATCTCGAGTGGAGCGATAGCCGGCATTGCGGTCGGTGCTGTTGCGGTGGCAATTGCCATCGTGGTTGGCGCCTTTTTGCTTTGGAGGACGAAGCGTCGTGGATTGGCCCGCAGCGGTACCGACTCAACAGCAGAATTACCTGTCACTGAGGCAGGGACACCTCCGCCCGGACCCGTCGTTTCTGGGCCTGGAGAGAAATACTATTACTCCGGCCAGCCCGAACAACAGTTGCACCACGGTATGAAGGAGTCACAAATGACGACTTACGAACTTGGACAGACGCAAGCGCCAGCCGAGTTGAGCAGTGACCGATGGGATATAGAGGGCAGGGCGGAAGCTCCCGGTCCTGAGATTGCTCCAAGGGAGCTGGAAAGTGCACATGGCACCCCGCCAGCCGGCCAGCCAGCCGCGTTGCACAGAGGCACGTGA
- a CDS encoding hypothetical protein (COG:S; EggNog:ENOG503P63E), protein MTRSILPTFPLIILGVIEPLMLLEAYRVGIINPGAQHYFTRQLPPDLLYTTKTTQPPEFSPQAETVTLQLVNVFLLLAGLAVVCCFSKDKWTVKGYCVVVGLADYGHIWSIYKGLGAEAFWEFGKWNDLVWGGVLASALLNLVRWGVVFDAFGRLKDGEKVKTK, encoded by the exons ATGACACGCTCAATCCTCCCAACCTTCCcgctcatcatcctcggcgtGATCGAGCCACTGATGCT CCTCGAAGCTTACCGtgtcggcatcatcaaccctGGCGCCCAGCACTACTTCACCCGTCAACTCCCGCCCGACTTGCTCTACACCACCAAGACTACTCAGCCTCCCGAGTTCTCTCCCCAGGCCGAAACGGTCACCCTCCAGCTGGTCaacgtcttcctcctcctcgcggGCTTGGCTGTCGTGTGCTGCTTCAGCAAGGATAAATGGACCGTCAAGGGCTACTGCGTCGTGGTCGGGCTGGCGGATTATGGCCATATCTGGTCCATCTACAAGGGTTTGGGCGCCGAGGCGTTTTGGGAGTTTGGCAAATGGAACGACTTGGTTTGGGgcggggtgttggcgtcCGCGTTGTTGAATTTGGTgaggtggggggttgtgttTGATGCTTTCGGGAGGTTGAAAgatggggagaaggtgaagacgAAGTGA
- a CDS encoding hypothetical protein (COG:U; EggNog:ENOG503NUAW), with amino-acid sequence MLGQRPTGVSEVRTSDHSVINNFILTSCQPQLPFFLPFCLPSFIIPFILVSTSRMATQTQTVTVAPQPAHTNPSNNNLITLSSPKGPPEDDSHPDFSMSKRDITLLLTPLCLSVLLSSLDLTILTPSIPSIVADFASPQGYIWIGSSFILAHTASTPIWGAVSDIFGRKPIMLLSLAIFFFASLLCALAENLHSLIIGRAWQGVGASGMGMMVNVIICDSFSLRDRGLYLAVTSGVWALGSAIGPVIGGVMSTRLSWRWCFWINLPIGFLVFFTILIFLPLPSPPKTPILTGLKALDWSGSLLIIGSALMILLALDFGNVVLAWSSPTVINLLVFGVLTLFLFFFNEWKLAPNPIFPARLFPNLSTIAAYGVFAFDSFVFIGLAYYLPLYSQSVLGANALTSGVHLVPLIVSCSLSAAFAGVAIQKTGRYLPVMYAAQVFLMLGVGLFVSLDFAEPDNLGKLFGYEILAGVGVGMNIEGPILAAQAAASELDTAAVIAAMGFARSMATAVSIVVGGVIFQNGMDWRNRGLVEKLGGDIANWFGGGEAAGSIERIGLLGEQQQQVVRGAYFESLRLVWIMYVAFAGLANVLTLLVRGLRLSKEHKDVVLGVERGRTTQGQLPVQLGPVPEVRSGEGSAAEIRLRRAADI; translated from the exons ATGCTCGGACAAAGGCCGACAGGGGTATCGGAGGTACGTACCTCCGACCATTCCGTAATCAACAACTTTATCTTGACTTCATGTCAGCCTCAACTCCCAttttttttgcctttttgccTTCCATCGTTCATCATACCGTTCATACTAGTTAGTACATCCAGAATGGCAACGCAGACACAAACCGTTACCGTTGCACCCCAACCTGCacacaccaacccctccaacaacaacctcatcacACTTTCCAGCCCTAAAGGACCACCTGAGGATGATAGCCACCCCGACTTTTCCATGTCCAAGCGggacatcaccctcctcctaacACCCCTCTGCCTTTCTGTTCTCTTGTCTTCTCTCGACCTGACgatcctcaccccctccattCCCTCCATCGTGGCCGACTTTGCCTCCCCGCAAGGCTACATCTGGATCGGCTCTTCCTTCATCCTCGCCCACACAGCCAGCACACCCATCTGGGGCGCAGTGTCCGACATCTTTGGCCGCAAACCCATCATGCTTTTATCActggccatcttcttcttcgcaaGCTTGCTATGCGCCCTAGCAGAGAACTTACACTCCCTAATCATCGGAAGAGCATGGCAAGGGGTAGGCGCgagtgggatggggatgatggtcaATGTGATAATTTGTGACTCGTTCAGCTTGAGAGATAGGGGGTTGTATCTCGCGGTAACAAGCGGGGTGTGGGCGTTGGGGAGTGCGATTGGGCCGGTGATAGGTGGTGTGATGAGCACCAGGTTgagttggaggtggtgtttttggATAAACC TTCCCATCGGTTTTCTAGTtttcttcaccatcctcatcttccttccactcccatcaccgcccaagACCCCGATCCTGACCGGGCTCAAAGCTCTGGACTGGTCTGGCTCGCTCCTCATTATCGGTAGTGCCCTGATGATCCTCCTGGCCCTCGACTTCGGCAATGTAGTGCTAGCCTGGTCTTCCCCCAcagtcatcaacctcctcgtctttGGCGTCCTGACCctgttcctcttcttcttcaacgagTGGAAGTTAGCCCCCAACCCAATATTCCCCGCAAGGTTATTCCCCAATCTCTCCACCATCGCTGCCTACGGCGTCTTCGCCTTCGACTCGTTCGTTTTCATTGGACTGGCGTATTATCTCCCTCTCTATTCCCAATCCGTGCTTGGAGCCAATGCGCTCACGTCGGGAGTCCACCTTGTCCCATTGATCGTCTCGTGTTCTTTATCGGCGGCGTTTGCGGGGGTGGCTATCCAAAAGACGGGGAGGTATCTCCCCGTTATGTATGCCGCGCAGGTCTTCCTCATGCTTGGAGTGGGGTTGTTCGTCAGCCTTGACTTTGCGGAGCCAGATAATCTCGGGAAGTTGTTCGGGTACGAGATTCTGGCTGGAGTAGGAGTGGGTATGAACATCGAGGGGCCGATTCTGGCTGCgcaggcggcggcgagcGAGCTTGATACTGCGGCGGTGATTGCGGCGATGGGGTTTGCGAGGTCGATGGCGACTGCGGTGTCGATTGTCGTTGGGGGAGTGATCTTTCAGAATGGAATGGACTGGCGGAACCGTGGTCTGGTTGAGAAATTGGGAGGTGATATAGCGAAttggtttggagggggagaagcgGCCGGGAGTATCGAGAGGATTGGATTGCTTGgtgagcagcaacagcaggttGTGAGGGGCGCATATTTTGAGTCACTGAGGTTGGTTTGGATCATG TATGTCGCGTTTGCTGGCCTTGCCAATGTCCTCACTTTATTGGTTAGAGGGCTAAGGTTGAGCAAAGAGCACAAAGACGTCGTTTTGGGTGTGGAAAGAGGTCGGACTACGCAGGGGCAGCTACCGGTACAACTGGGACCTGTGCCTGAAGTTAGATCGGGGGAAGGGAGTGCGGCGGAAATCAGGCTGCGGAGGGCTGCAGACATATGA
- a CDS encoding hypothetical protein (EggNog:ENOG503PF2W), translated as MKPSTAFALAALCIKSCVADFWIYEAGGFGDIVPVTYFRFYHDPPKCGTTGNNNGQNYLPYDDVSKRKGIACDGNGCEGGNPNEITRFEMNVDWGHYTIYKDRGYRMYDKKNNVVGQCRPDRSKSYLCVGTGLPDGASVFHCTTSVDKF; from the exons ATGAaaccctccaccgccttcgccctcgccgccctctgcATCAAGAGTTGCGTGGCCGACTTCTGGATCTACGAGGCTGGCGGATTTGGCGACATTGTCCCTGTCACGTACTTCCGTTTCTACCACGACCCTCCCAAGTGCGGTACAACCGGCAATAACAACGGACAAAACTATCTCCCATACGATGATGTCAGCAAGAGAAAG GGCATTGCCTGTGACGGGAACGGTTGCGAGGGTGGAAACCCCAACGAGATCACCCGTTTTGAGATGAATGTGGACTGGGGACACTACA CTATTTACAAGGACCGTGGCTACAGGATGtacgacaagaagaacaacgTTGTGGGGCAGTGTCGTCCTGATAGATCCAAGAGCTATCTTTGTGTTGGCACCGGGCTTCCTGATGGGGCTAGTGTCTTCCACTGCACTACGTCTGTTGACAAGTTCTGA
- a CDS encoding hypothetical protein (COG:G; EggNog:ENOG503NX9J; CAZy:AA9) encodes MKVLATLLASVGLVAAHGYVDNATIGGQYYQFYQPYMDPYMGNNKPQRVSRSIPGNGPVENVDSIDVQCNAGSVPAPLHAPAAAGSTVTLHWTLWPDSHMGPVITYMARCPDSGCQNWSPGTSAVWFKIKQGGREGTSNNWAATPLMKSPATYQYTIPSCIRPGYYLVRHEIIALHAAWAYPGAQFYPGCHQLQVTGGGSTNPTNLVSFPGAYKSTDPGVTYDAYKAQAYTIPGPAVFTC; translated from the exons ATGAAGGTTCTCGCTACTCTTCTCGCCTCAGTCGGCTTGGTAGCCGCCCACGGCTATGTTGACAATGCCACCATTGGCGGCCAATACTACCAA TTCTATCAGCCTTATATGGACCCCTACATGGGCAACAACAAGCCCCAGAGAGTCTCTCGCTCCATCCCCGGTAACGGTCCCGTCGAGAATGTCGACTCCATCGATGTCCAGTGCAATGCTGGCTCTGTTCCCGCTCCTCTCCACGCCCCTGCCGCTGCTGGTTCAACTGTGACCCTTCACTGGACTCTCTGGCCTGACTCCCACATGGGCCCCGTCATTACCTACATGGCTCGTTGCCCCGATAGCGGTTGCCAGAACTGGTCTCCTGGTACCTC GGCCGTCTGGTTCAAAATCAAGCAAGGTGGCCGTGAGGGCACCTCCAACAACTGGGCTGCCACCCCTCTCATGAAGAGCCCCGCCACTTACCAGTACACCATTCCCTCTTGCATTCGTCCCGGCTACTACCTTGTCCGCCACGAGATCATTGCCCTCCATGCTGCTTGGGCCTACCCTGGTGCTCAGTTCTACCCCGGTTGCCATCAGCTACAGGTTACTGGTGGCGGTTCtaccaaccccaccaactTGGTCTCCTTCCCCGGCGCCTACAAGAGCACCGACCCCGGTGTTACCTATGATGCTTACAAGG CTCAAGCCTATACCATTCCCGGACCTGCCGTCTTCACCTGCTAA